In Micromonospora sp. WMMA1363, a genomic segment contains:
- a CDS encoding IS1380 family transposase — MAELVGRLGVTAALDDAVGRIKQRDRGLSGGEFLVAVAQAQMCGAQFWVGLDRRRADTAGEALSAVPTPAASTAVELASRFGPAQVAGIEEGIGEIACRVVGLLPAARRAVLRTGGATIDLDGTDVEVYGAKKEGIAYSYKGARAGRPHVATWAEAGVVTAADLLAGDEDPRPGAGSLIERSVATLNAAGVTARPKVRGDVGYFAKDIAQAAVEAGCDFSLGVTRNPAVWRAAAAIPDDAWRKAERMKGAQVAVCDYAPAGWPPATMTVVRRVKVHATDISADPRARRRRTIPKAQLTLALDGLVGHVYAYSFIATNLDVSTPAKTVAVEAWHRMRTDIEDRIRDAKHGAALRHLPSGSRAANTVWMWGALLAVNLSAWLQELAGLDDGDGRGRNHLGTLRHRLITVPARLVRHARQVTLRLPPRQQLLAQVLARLRRLPIWT, encoded by the coding sequence GTGGCCGAGTTGGTCGGCCGGCTGGGCGTGACCGCCGCGCTGGACGACGCCGTGGGCCGAATCAAGCAGCGGGATCGAGGATTGTCCGGCGGAGAGTTCCTGGTCGCGGTGGCGCAGGCGCAGATGTGCGGCGCGCAGTTTTGGGTGGGTCTGGATCGCCGCCGCGCCGATACGGCGGGTGAGGCGTTGTCCGCGGTGCCCACGCCGGCGGCGAGCACCGCGGTGGAGTTGGCGTCTCGGTTCGGTCCGGCGCAGGTGGCTGGTATCGAGGAAGGCATCGGGGAGATCGCCTGCCGGGTTGTCGGTTTGCTGCCGGCCGCCCGGCGGGCGGTGCTGCGCACCGGTGGGGCCACCATCGACCTGGACGGCACCGACGTCGAGGTGTACGGGGCCAAGAAGGAAGGGATCGCCTACAGCTACAAGGGCGCCCGGGCCGGGCGCCCGCACGTGGCCACGTGGGCGGAGGCCGGGGTGGTGACCGCCGCGGACCTCCTCGCCGGTGATGAAGACCCCCGCCCGGGAGCGGGCTCGCTGATCGAACGCAGCGTGGCCACCCTCAACGCGGCCGGGGTCACCGCCCGGCCGAAGGTCCGCGGCGATGTGGGCTACTTCGCCAAGGACATCGCGCAGGCCGCGGTGGAGGCCGGCTGCGACTTTTCCCTCGGAGTGACCCGCAACCCCGCGGTCTGGCGAGCCGCGGCCGCGATCCCCGACGATGCATGGCGCAAAGCCGAACGGATGAAAGGCGCCCAGGTCGCCGTGTGCGACTACGCACCGGCCGGCTGGCCACCCGCCACCATGACCGTGGTGCGGCGGGTCAAGGTCCACGCTACCGATATCTCGGCCGACCCACGCGCCCGCCGCCGGCGCACCATCCCCAAAGCTCAACTCACGCTCGCCCTGGACGGCCTGGTCGGGCACGTGTACGCGTACTCGTTCATCGCCACCAACCTGGATGTGTCCACCCCGGCGAAGACGGTCGCGGTGGAGGCCTGGCACCGGATGCGCACCGACATCGAAGATCGCATCCGGGATGCCAAGCACGGCGCCGCGCTGCGGCACCTGCCCTCCGGCAGCCGGGCGGCCAACACGGTGTGGATGTGGGGGGCGCTGCTGGCCGTCAACCTGTCCGCCTGGCTGCAGGAACTGGCCGGCCTCGACGACGGCGACGGACGAGGCCGCAACCACCTCGGCACCCTGCGCCACCGGCTGATCACCGTGCCCGCCCGGCTGGTCCGCCACGCCCGGCAGGTCACCCTACGGCTACCCCCGAGGCAACAGTTACTGGCTCAGGTCCTGGCCCGGCTCCGCCGGCTACCCATCTGGACCTGA
- a CDS encoding ISAs1 family transposase gives MLINAVQDQPDEQTRPVLLGRNRQESLVAALSEVSDPRDARGIRHRLPTVVGLALAAVLAGNTSVYAIGQWIAGCSQKTLKVFGARVAPATGRYVGPDEKTVRGLCARLDGDVLDAVMGRWLQRRALAAQRAKARTGVRPPRGRKARRRAKAAGQRRWRASTRGRHRPRLIQVAVDGKTSRGAKSAGNPAPHLLAALSCVGVVLAQRQVDGKSNEITAFVPLLTPLELAGQVVTADAMQTQRKHARWLRQVKDAHFIFPVLDNQPTLFDRLDALDWAGVPVTAWSVDDDRGRHERRTIQVIPAPPEVNFPHVAQVFLIERTVTVKGKTSYQAMLYVTSLTAEQADPADLLAYVRQHWGIEVLHWVRDVTLGEDASRVRTGNTPRVMATLRNVVVSLLRIHDTTNIAAALRYNARTNRRILKLLDLLPA, from the coding sequence TTGCTGATCAACGCTGTCCAAGACCAGCCGGACGAGCAGACACGACCGGTCCTGTTGGGCCGTAACAGGCAGGAAAGCCTGGTCGCGGCGCTGTCGGAGGTTTCTGATCCGCGGGACGCGCGAGGGATCCGGCATCGGTTGCCGACGGTGGTCGGGTTGGCCCTGGCGGCGGTGCTGGCCGGCAATACGTCGGTGTACGCGATCGGGCAGTGGATCGCCGGGTGTTCACAGAAGACCCTGAAGGTGTTCGGCGCCCGGGTGGCTCCGGCGACCGGCCGGTATGTCGGTCCGGATGAGAAGACGGTGCGCGGGTTGTGCGCCCGGCTCGACGGTGACGTGCTGGACGCGGTGATGGGTCGGTGGCTGCAGCGGCGTGCCCTGGCGGCGCAGCGGGCGAAGGCGCGGACCGGGGTACGGCCCCCGCGAGGTCGTAAGGCCCGTCGCCGGGCCAAGGCCGCTGGCCAGCGCCGCTGGCGGGCCAGTACACGCGGTCGGCACCGGCCGCGGCTGATCCAGGTCGCGGTGGACGGCAAGACCAGCCGCGGTGCGAAGAGCGCCGGCAACCCGGCGCCGCACCTGCTCGCCGCGTTGTCATGCGTGGGGGTGGTACTCGCCCAGCGCCAGGTCGACGGCAAAAGCAATGAGATCACCGCGTTCGTACCGCTGTTGACGCCCCTCGAGCTGGCCGGCCAGGTGGTGACGGCCGACGCGATGCAGACGCAGCGTAAGCATGCCCGATGGCTGCGCCAGGTCAAGGACGCGCACTTCATCTTCCCGGTGCTGGACAACCAGCCCACCCTGTTCGACCGGCTCGACGCTCTGGACTGGGCCGGGGTGCCGGTCACCGCGTGGAGCGTGGACGACGACCGGGGCCGGCACGAGCGACGCACCATCCAGGTCATACCCGCTCCGCCCGAGGTGAACTTCCCGCACGTCGCGCAGGTGTTCCTGATCGAACGGACCGTCACCGTCAAAGGCAAGACCAGCTACCAGGCGATGCTGTATGTCACCAGCCTCACCGCCGAGCAGGCCGACCCCGCTGACCTGCTCGCGTACGTGCGCCAACACTGGGGAATCGAGGTTCTGCACTGGGTGAGGGATGTGACCCTCGGCGAGGACGCCTCCCGGGTCCGGACCGGTAACACGCCACGCGTCATGGCAACCCTACGAAACGTAGTGGTCAGCCTGCTCAGAATCCACGACACCACCAACATCGCCGCCGCGCTGCGATACAACGCCCGCACGAACCGCCGGATCCTCAAACTCCTGGACCTTCTACCAGCCTAA
- a CDS encoding LuxR C-terminal-related transcriptional regulator, producing the protein MATPGASATTVVVGVDGAGRTRRMRDLAVALERSVRWVTLPSSGEDLDRVLVEARAEDAVVIVDDAHHGEPATWRALAAAARAGQAMLLARRPIIHAVELADLDEVVAAAGTVDQLGPLDAAGISTVVAEAGGVEPGDVTVEEVLAASHGMAAVAASLAAARSVWPVPAALRARIQRRLAGLPAEGAAVAQVLALLLDVPDSVLATAAGVAVQVVADTTGVLQELGMIAPGSDSLVPAVAEAILTDLPLAARRQLHDRVATALLDSGADPLLAAVQLRHARALTPVAAVAYAQAADRLRFRNPGAAVSWYDAAAEAGAEPAAVGVGRAEAATQLGMPVDLTGVSGEPTRLSIVGAAVAAQQGRWDRAAEALTTAERPAPALAAVAWAATGHLDRARDAARRSRAEPGGRTPEALARLAEAAASLGEPDAALTLLIESAEAAQRTPPEVVLPDSPHALGALIAGLTGDVSTAEQLLVAGLAADVGGPATVQRHQLLLAFTRMRAGRYDTAVAQLATTSNQPARDRLLTAALAAGVARRSGDVARTREAWTAVETQLARRAVDLFAVEVLEELVVAAARLRRLVRAEPVLDAFDDLVARAGHPPAWVVAVGWIRLQVAVTLEDATAAAAVACDLTTAVALAGPRQRAQGAAAAAWADVLAGTVDVDTVCLVAQDLAANYLPWEASRLVGQAAIRTTDAAAARRLLERARELSTAELGGGEESGQAGVLSDREMEVGRLVLEGRTHREIGSQLYLSPKTVEHHAARMRTKLGVSNRAEFLAALREHPGVVVG; encoded by the coding sequence ATGGCCACCCCGGGCGCCTCTGCCACGACCGTGGTCGTGGGTGTCGACGGTGCCGGCCGGACCCGGCGGATGCGCGATCTCGCGGTCGCGCTCGAGCGTTCCGTGCGCTGGGTGACGCTGCCGAGTAGCGGCGAGGACCTCGACCGGGTACTGGTCGAGGCCCGGGCGGAGGATGCCGTGGTGATCGTCGACGACGCACACCACGGGGAACCGGCCACGTGGCGGGCCCTGGCCGCGGCCGCCCGCGCCGGCCAGGCGATGCTTCTCGCGCGACGGCCGATCATCCACGCCGTGGAGCTGGCCGACTTGGACGAGGTCGTCGCGGCGGCCGGCACGGTCGACCAGCTCGGACCGCTGGACGCCGCCGGTATCAGCACGGTTGTCGCTGAGGCGGGCGGGGTCGAGCCCGGCGACGTCACGGTCGAGGAGGTACTCGCCGCCTCCCACGGGATGGCCGCGGTAGCCGCCTCCCTGGCCGCCGCGCGGTCTGTGTGGCCGGTGCCTGCCGCGTTGCGGGCCCGGATACAGCGCCGCCTCGCCGGCCTGCCTGCCGAGGGCGCGGCCGTGGCGCAGGTGCTCGCCCTACTGCTGGACGTGCCGGACTCCGTGCTCGCCACGGCGGCCGGGGTCGCCGTCCAGGTGGTCGCCGATACCACCGGTGTCCTGCAGGAACTCGGCATGATCGCCCCCGGTTCGGATTCGTTGGTGCCGGCCGTCGCCGAGGCGATCCTGACCGACCTGCCACTGGCGGCGCGGCGACAGCTGCACGACCGCGTGGCCACGGCGCTCCTGGACTCGGGCGCTGACCCTTTGCTCGCCGCGGTCCAGCTGCGGCACGCCCGTGCTCTGACGCCCGTGGCGGCGGTCGCCTACGCACAGGCCGCTGATCGGTTGCGATTCCGCAACCCCGGCGCCGCGGTGTCCTGGTACGACGCTGCTGCCGAGGCGGGCGCGGAACCGGCGGCCGTCGGCGTGGGCCGGGCCGAGGCGGCCACGCAGCTCGGTATGCCGGTGGATCTGACCGGGGTCAGCGGCGAGCCGACGCGCCTGTCCATCGTGGGCGCGGCAGTCGCCGCTCAGCAGGGGCGGTGGGACCGCGCGGCAGAGGCACTGACAACCGCCGAACGTCCCGCCCCGGCCCTGGCCGCCGTCGCCTGGGCAGCGACCGGGCATCTTGACCGGGCCCGCGATGCCGCGCGGCGGTCCCGAGCCGAGCCGGGTGGGCGGACGCCGGAGGCCCTGGCGCGGCTGGCCGAGGCCGCGGCGAGCCTCGGCGAGCCGGACGCCGCGTTGACCCTGCTGATCGAGTCCGCCGAGGCCGCCCAGCGCACACCACCCGAGGTGGTGCTGCCCGACTCGCCGCACGCGCTCGGCGCCCTCATCGCCGGGTTGACCGGGGATGTGTCCACCGCGGAGCAGCTGCTCGTCGCCGGTTTGGCCGCGGATGTCGGCGGACCGGCGACCGTCCAGCGGCACCAGTTGTTGCTGGCGTTCACCCGGATGCGTGCCGGCCGCTACGACACCGCGGTGGCGCAGCTGGCCACCACGTCAAACCAGCCGGCCCGGGACCGGCTGCTCACCGCCGCACTCGCAGCCGGGGTGGCCCGCCGTAGTGGTGACGTGGCCCGGACGCGCGAGGCCTGGACCGCAGTGGAGACGCAGCTGGCCCGACGCGCGGTTGATCTGTTCGCGGTCGAGGTCCTGGAGGAACTCGTGGTGGCGGCGGCGCGGCTACGCCGCCTGGTTCGGGCCGAGCCGGTGCTTGACGCATTCGACGATCTCGTTGCACGCGCCGGACATCCGCCGGCGTGGGTTGTCGCGGTGGGCTGGATCCGGTTGCAGGTCGCCGTCACCCTCGAGGACGCGACGGCGGCCGCCGCGGTTGCCTGCGATCTGACCACGGCAGTCGCCCTCGCTGGACCGCGCCAGCGCGCGCAGGGAGCCGCCGCGGCGGCCTGGGCCGACGTGCTGGCGGGCACGGTGGACGTCGACACGGTCTGCTTGGTCGCGCAGGACCTGGCGGCGAACTACCTGCCCTGGGAGGCCTCGCGGTTGGTGGGCCAGGCGGCGATCCGCACAACGGACGCGGCGGCGGCACGTCGGCTGCTGGAACGCGCGCGGGAGCTGTCCACTGCGGAGCTCGGTGGGGGCGAGGAGAGTGGGCAAGCTGGAGTGCTGTCCGATCGGGAGATGGAGGTCGGCCGCCTGGTGCTCGAGGGGCGCACGCATCGGGAGATCGGGTCTCAGCTGTATCTGTCGCCGAAGACGGTTGAGCACCATGCGGCGCGGATGCGGACCAAGTTGGGCGTGTCCAACCGTGCCGAATTCCTCGCCGCGCTGCGGGAACACCCGGGGGTCGTCGTCGGCTGA
- a CDS encoding Hsp70 family protein: MYVLGIDLGTTYTAAATWRDGRAEIASLGTRAAAIPSVVLLRDDETFLVGETASRRGLTEPRRVAREFKRRFGDTTPLLLGGVPYSAEALMARLLRSVVDGVIQREGEAPARVCLSYPANWGPYKTDMLRQAVRLAGIEQPVEYTTEPVAAAVSYAQQERVEPGAVVAVYDLGGGTFDAAVLRRTGDGFEILGQPEGIERLGGIDFDAAVFAHVAAVIGGKVAELDDDDPAAIAAVARLRGECVEAKEALSADTDVSIPVLLPNLSTEIRLTRAELEAMVRPALHDSIEAMRRALASAGVKPEDLHSVLLVGGSSRMPLVAQLVGAELGRPLAVDTHPKHAVALGAAWLAAGDAARKAGSPAPAATLRKAPVGVSEASVPAPAPAPAPAPAPAGRPAGSSVTAPMPTLGGGAAAAQSVRGVATVGGGGGHTDQAGSDRTPSTKQPSAKPGRSRPLAVGASALVLVLALAGAGYAMFGRDDADPVAQTAAASVPTASSEAVPPSDTQCPEAITANKRWACLTAAVFDGSTLTIRGDVGVPKGTVLDVDGGFHLHLFGSDGTSPDPALMGSHAAAHGVWFVEDKLPSVARWGDGKWEAIAAYAPAGQTLPDRVCVRIASDWHGLVQDTNGGYETGNCVPITEG; this comes from the coding sequence ATGTACGTGTTGGGAATTGACCTGGGAACCACCTACACCGCCGCGGCGACGTGGCGGGATGGGCGGGCGGAGATCGCTTCGCTGGGCACGCGCGCCGCCGCGATCCCGTCGGTGGTGTTGCTGCGTGACGACGAGACCTTCCTGGTCGGGGAGACCGCCAGCAGGCGCGGGCTGACCGAGCCACGCCGAGTAGCGCGGGAGTTCAAGCGGAGGTTCGGCGACACCACACCGCTGCTGTTGGGCGGGGTGCCGTACTCGGCCGAGGCGTTGATGGCCCGGCTACTCCGCTCGGTCGTCGACGGAGTGATCCAACGCGAGGGCGAGGCGCCGGCCAGGGTCTGCCTGTCGTACCCGGCGAACTGGGGACCGTACAAGACCGACATGCTGCGCCAGGCGGTGCGGCTGGCCGGCATCGAGCAGCCGGTCGAGTACACCACCGAGCCGGTCGCCGCGGCCGTCTCGTACGCCCAGCAGGAGCGGGTCGAGCCGGGGGCCGTCGTGGCCGTCTACGATCTGGGCGGCGGCACGTTCGACGCGGCGGTGCTGAGGCGTACCGGGGACGGGTTCGAGATCCTCGGGCAGCCCGAGGGGATCGAGCGGCTCGGCGGCATCGACTTCGATGCGGCTGTGTTCGCACACGTGGCGGCCGTGATCGGCGGGAAGGTCGCGGAGCTGGACGACGACGATCCGGCCGCGATCGCGGCCGTGGCGCGGTTGCGTGGCGAGTGCGTCGAGGCCAAGGAGGCGCTGTCTGCTGACACCGACGTGTCTATCCCGGTGTTGCTGCCGAACCTGTCCACCGAGATCCGGCTGACCCGTGCGGAGCTGGAGGCGATGGTGCGCCCGGCGCTCCACGACTCGATCGAGGCGATGCGCCGGGCGCTGGCCTCGGCCGGGGTCAAGCCGGAGGACCTGCACTCGGTCCTGCTGGTCGGCGGCTCGTCCCGGATGCCGCTGGTGGCACAGCTGGTCGGCGCCGAGCTGGGCCGCCCGCTGGCGGTGGACACCCACCCGAAGCACGCGGTCGCGCTCGGCGCGGCCTGGCTCGCTGCGGGCGACGCGGCCCGGAAAGCGGGCAGCCCGGCGCCGGCGGCGACGCTCCGGAAGGCGCCAGTGGGCGTTTCCGAGGCGAGCGTTCCGGCCCCGGCCCCGGCCCCGGCCCCGGCCCCGGCCCCGGCGGGGCGGCCGGCCGGCAGCTCGGTGACGGCGCCCATGCCGACGCTCGGGGGCGGAGCCGCAGCCGCGCAATCGGTTCGCGGGGTGGCCACCGTCGGCGGCGGGGGTGGTCACACCGACCAGGCGGGCTCCGACCGCACGCCGAGCACGAAGCAGCCGTCGGCCAAACCGGGCCGGTCGCGCCCGCTGGCCGTCGGCGCTTCGGCCCTCGTCTTGGTGCTGGCGCTTGCTGGTGCCGGATACGCGATGTTCGGCCGTGACGATGCAGATCCGGTGGCCCAGACCGCGGCGGCGTCGGTGCCGACGGCATCCAGCGAGGCGGTGCCCCCGTCCGACACGCAGTGCCCCGAGGCGATCACGGCCAACAAGCGGTGGGCATGCCTGACCGCTGCGGTCTTCGACGGTTCCACGCTTACTATCCGGGGCGACGTCGGTGTCCCGAAGGGCACGGTCCTCGACGTCGACGGCGGCTTCCACCTGCACCTGTTCGGCAGTGACGGCACCAGCCCGGACCCGGCTCTCATGGGTTCCCACGCCGCCGCGCACGGAGTGTGGTTCGTCGAGGACAAGCTCCCGTCCGTCGCCAGGTGGGGCGACGGCAAGTGGGAGGCGATCGCGGCGTACGCACCGGCCGGGCAGACGCTGCCGGACCGGGTGTGTGTGCGGATCGCGAGCGACTGGCACGGGTTGGTCCAGGACACCAACGGCGGGTACGAGACGGGTAACTGCGTGCCGATCACCGAGGGCTGA
- a CDS encoding dynamin family protein — MTTPTPMDLLDRTRAALSHAIGVYRGTADEPQLVAIRDRLDEPLRVAIAGRVKAGKSTLLNALVGERLAPTDEGECTRIVTWYADGHTYRVTAHVGDQPPVQLRFTRDDGAIEVDLGGRSPDDVDQLTVTWPSQALRTATLIDTPGIGSLTERVSRRSWDLLAADEEATPADAVLYLMRHVHASDVEFLKAFHDGEVSRPNPVNAIGVLSRADEIGVGRIDSMASARRIASRMAMDPRMRRMVQTVVPVAGLLAETAATLTETEMAQLRRVAELAPKDAEVLLLSADRFRESMPELGLTSIERDLLLERFGLFGVRLAAAMVRQKVVGTAAEMARELSERSGLAELRAVLGALFFERRDVLKSRSALLAVDALTRTRPVPGSEAVAAEVEAILAGAHPFSELRVLTSVRAGWVTGKPAVVDDLERLIGGRGAAPHLRVGLEPDASRQELTSAVHAALERWQVRTENPMTSHEMAIAGRVAVRSCEGILALLTRSGRGE; from the coding sequence ATGACCACGCCGACGCCGATGGACCTGCTGGACCGGACCCGGGCCGCACTGAGCCACGCGATCGGCGTCTATCGCGGGACCGCGGACGAGCCGCAGCTGGTCGCGATCCGTGACCGTCTCGACGAGCCGCTGCGCGTGGCCATCGCCGGCCGGGTGAAGGCCGGTAAGTCCACACTGCTCAACGCGCTGGTGGGGGAGCGGCTGGCGCCCACCGACGAGGGTGAGTGCACCCGCATCGTGACGTGGTACGCCGATGGCCACACCTACCGGGTCACCGCGCACGTCGGCGACCAGCCTCCGGTGCAACTGCGGTTCACGCGCGACGACGGCGCGATCGAGGTCGACCTCGGCGGCCGGTCGCCGGACGACGTCGACCAACTGACCGTGACCTGGCCGTCGCAGGCCCTGCGGACCGCCACCCTGATCGACACGCCCGGCATCGGCTCCCTGACCGAGCGGGTGTCCCGGCGGTCCTGGGACCTGCTCGCCGCCGACGAGGAGGCGACGCCGGCCGACGCGGTGCTCTATCTCATGCGGCACGTTCACGCCTCCGACGTGGAGTTCCTGAAGGCGTTCCACGACGGTGAGGTGTCGCGGCCCAATCCGGTCAACGCGATCGGCGTCCTGTCCCGCGCCGACGAGATCGGTGTCGGCCGGATCGACTCGATGGCGTCGGCACGCCGCATCGCGTCGCGCATGGCGATGGATCCGAGAATGCGGCGGATGGTGCAGACGGTCGTGCCCGTGGCCGGTCTGCTCGCGGAGACCGCGGCTACGCTCACCGAGACCGAGATGGCCCAGCTGCGGCGTGTCGCGGAGCTGGCGCCCAAGGACGCCGAGGTGCTGCTGCTGTCCGCCGACCGGTTCCGAGAGTCGATGCCTGAGCTGGGCCTGACCTCGATCGAGCGAGACCTGCTGTTGGAACGGTTCGGTCTGTTCGGCGTCCGACTGGCCGCGGCGATGGTGCGGCAGAAGGTCGTGGGGACCGCCGCCGAGATGGCCCGCGAGTTGTCGGAGCGAAGCGGCCTCGCCGAGCTCAGGGCGGTGCTCGGCGCACTGTTCTTCGAGCGGCGCGACGTGCTGAAGAGCCGGTCGGCGCTGCTGGCCGTCGACGCCCTCACCCGGACCCGTCCGGTGCCGGGTAGCGAGGCGGTCGCGGCCGAGGTGGAGGCGATCCTGGCCGGCGCGCATCCCTTCAGCGAGCTGCGGGTGCTGACGTCGGTGCGAGCCGGCTGGGTCACTGGCAAGCCCGCCGTCGTCGACGACCTGGAGCGTCTCATCGGGGGCCGGGGCGCCGCGCCGCACCTGCGGGTGGGTCTGGAGCCGGACGCGTCGAGGCAGGAACTGACGTCGGCGGTCCACGCCGCGCTGGAGCGTTGGCAGGTGCGGACCGAGAACCCGATGACCAGCCACGAGATGGCGATCGCCGGCCGGGTCGCGGTCCGATCCTGCGAGGGGATACTCGCTCTTCTGACCAGAAGCGGCCGGGGCGAATGA
- a CDS encoding dynamin family protein yields the protein MTASETETTGVIEKTAQLVDLALRACEAYQRADLAARLRHARRRLHATDVHVVVVGEFKKGKSSLVNALVGTNLCPVNDDLATAVPTQVRYGEQAAAVLLRAGEPPTRDPIALEDIRAHVVESDAGHGPEPLAAVEVSLPRKLLAGGLVLVDTPGVGGLNSTHATASLAATSMANAVVFVTDASQELTRNEVEFLHRVREMCPTVACVITKTDFYPAWRKVRDLNQGHVGGEFPVMAVSSALRSRAVAVGDRDLNRESGFGELVAFVSDRVGAPAAKRLATECAADVVSAMDQISAQFQAERAALADPDAAQRIVDDLAATRARTEALRGAAARWSQTLNDGIADLTADVDHDLRSRIRKVVEDSDDVIADIDPADSWDTVETWLQSRTSAEVLANYTLLRDRAEELSREVAEHFREASGAALDQLAVYDPSRVAARAGEHKDLDLTKMTVGKQAMVALKNAYTGGLMFTMLGSLLGLGLGPIGLGIGLIMGHKGLRDEKKRQLQNRRSQAKNSVRRYCDEVNFVVGKDSRDTLRRIQRQLRDHYAALAEELNKSTAEALKSATDGAKTTKANRAARLRDLDAELARLAKVRQMAGAIAEGAA from the coding sequence ATGACCGCATCTGAGACGGAAACGACCGGCGTGATCGAGAAGACGGCGCAGCTGGTGGATCTTGCACTGCGCGCCTGTGAGGCTTACCAACGCGCCGACCTCGCCGCCCGACTGCGGCATGCCCGGCGCCGGCTGCACGCGACCGACGTGCACGTGGTGGTGGTCGGCGAGTTCAAGAAGGGCAAGAGTTCCCTGGTGAACGCGCTGGTCGGCACCAATCTCTGCCCGGTGAACGACGATCTGGCCACGGCGGTGCCCACCCAGGTGCGCTATGGCGAGCAGGCGGCCGCGGTGTTGCTGCGCGCGGGTGAGCCGCCAACACGGGATCCGATCGCGCTGGAGGACATCCGCGCGCACGTGGTGGAGAGCGACGCCGGGCACGGGCCCGAGCCGTTGGCCGCGGTAGAGGTGAGCCTGCCCCGCAAGCTGCTCGCCGGTGGCCTGGTCCTGGTCGACACGCCAGGCGTGGGTGGCCTCAACTCCACCCACGCGACGGCCAGCCTGGCCGCGACCTCGATGGCCAACGCGGTCGTCTTCGTCACCGACGCGTCGCAGGAGCTGACCCGCAACGAGGTCGAGTTCCTGCACCGGGTGCGGGAGATGTGTCCCACCGTCGCCTGCGTGATCACCAAGACCGACTTCTACCCGGCCTGGCGCAAGGTCCGTGACCTCAACCAGGGACATGTGGGCGGCGAATTCCCGGTGATGGCGGTGTCCTCGGCGCTGCGTTCTCGCGCCGTAGCCGTCGGAGACCGGGACCTCAACCGCGAATCCGGCTTCGGCGAGTTGGTCGCGTTCGTCTCCGACCGCGTCGGCGCACCGGCGGCGAAGCGGCTTGCCACCGAGTGCGCGGCGGACGTCGTGAGTGCCATGGACCAGATCAGTGCCCAGTTCCAGGCCGAACGGGCGGCGCTGGCTGACCCGGACGCCGCGCAGCGAATCGTGGACGACCTCGCCGCCACCCGTGCCCGGACCGAGGCCCTGCGTGGTGCCGCAGCCCGGTGGAGCCAGACCCTCAACGACGGTATCGCCGACCTGACCGCCGATGTTGACCACGACCTGCGTAGCCGGATCCGGAAGGTGGTCGAGGACTCGGACGACGTGATCGCCGACATCGACCCGGCCGACTCCTGGGACACGGTCGAGACGTGGTTGCAGTCGCGGACCTCCGCCGAGGTACTGGCGAACTACACGCTGCTGCGCGACCGGGCCGAGGAACTCAGCCGGGAGGTGGCCGAGCACTTCCGGGAGGCTTCCGGCGCGGCGCTCGACCAGCTCGCCGTCTACGACCCGAGCCGGGTGGCGGCCCGGGCCGGCGAGCACAAGGACCTCGACCTGACCAAGATGACGGTCGGAAAGCAGGCCATGGTGGCGTTGAAGAACGCGTACACCGGCGGGCTGATGTTCACGATGCTCGGCAGCCTGCTGGGCCTGGGGTTGGGACCGATCGGGCTCGGCATCGGGCTCATCATGGGGCACAAGGGCCTGCGCGACGAGAAGAAGCGCCAGCTGCAGAACCGGCGCAGCCAGGCGAAGAACTCGGTCCGGCGTTACTGCGACGAGGTCAACTTCGTCGTCGGCAAGGACTCCCGGGACACGCTGCGCCGGATTCAGCGGCAGCTACGCGACCATTACGCCGCCCTGGCCGAGGAGCTCAACAAGTCCACCGCCGAGGCGTTGAAATCCGCCACCGACGGGGCGAAGACCACCAAGGCGAACCGGGCGGCGCGCCTGCGCGACCTGGACGCGGAGCTGGCTCGGCTGGCGAAGGTGCGGCAGATGGCCGGTGCGATCGCGGAGGGTGCGGCATGA
- a CDS encoding Rieske (2Fe-2S) protein — protein sequence MTELRKAAGMSGGVAHRRGGLDAGGANRPALSDVGDVVRPVACSSRRRLLAGVGATGAIILSGCATYDSSAPAGGGAGDGGGNTGGGDDGTGTGNDAGGGQVLARTADIPVGGGAILADAKLVITQPQAGTFRGFSAICTHQGCSVAEVSSGTINCPCHGSRFSVADGSVARGPARRSLDPLDLVVEDGNIRLA from the coding sequence GTGACCGAGTTGAGGAAGGCCGCCGGGATGTCCGGTGGCGTGGCGCACCGCCGTGGTGGCCTGGACGCGGGCGGGGCCAACCGTCCTGCCCTGTCCGACGTGGGCGACGTCGTGCGGCCGGTGGCGTGTTCGTCGCGGCGACGGCTGCTGGCCGGGGTAGGTGCCACCGGGGCGATCATCCTGAGCGGTTGCGCCACGTACGACAGTTCCGCACCGGCTGGCGGTGGCGCGGGCGACGGTGGTGGAAACACCGGTGGTGGCGATGACGGCACGGGAACCGGAAATGACGCCGGTGGCGGGCAGGTCCTGGCGCGGACAGCTGACATCCCGGTCGGCGGCGGTGCGATTCTCGCCGACGCCAAGCTGGTCATCACGCAGCCACAGGCGGGCACGTTCCGGGGGTTCTCGGCGATCTGTACGCACCAAGGCTGCAGCGTGGCCGAGGTGTCCAGCGGAACGATCAACTGTCCCTGCCATGGCAGCAGGTTCTCGGTGGCCGACGGTTCGGTGGCCCGCGGGCCGGCACGGCGCAGCCTCGACCCGCTTGACCTGGTCGTCGAGGACGGCAACATCCGCCTCGCCTGA